The Bacillota bacterium sequence GTTGCCGTCGCAGCCGCGGGGCTTTGCATCGGTTGCGTGGCGGCTCTTTTAGGGGCATTTTAGCCCAAAAAGCTTGCGTTGCGCGTGCGGCAAGCCCCCCGTGCGCAAGGCAGGATGGTGGGCTCCGGCTGACCGGAGCCCACCGCTCTTTTTCAGCCCTTCCGGCCTTACGGCTGCCCGGCCGGCAGCATCTGCAGCCGGGAAACCGCGGCCGCATCCACGTCCCGGTCGGCGAAAGGCACACGATAGTAATCATTCGCAAGCCACGTGGGCAGCAGGTTGGCAGCCGGGTTCGTGGGGCCAGCCGCCTGCTGGGAACCCGGTAGCGACGCATACGCCTCAACCGCCCCCGGGCGCAGTTCGACGATGAACCGCACCGATGGCCCGCCGCTGAACCGGAACGCAGGCGGCGTCGCCGCCCTGGGGTCAAAGCTCGACGCATCCACCACCTCGAACCCCCCGTCCACAGGGATGCCGTCACCCGGCGGAACGGCTGCCGTAGCGGGACGGCCCAGCAGGTCGGTCAGCACGAGGCGGTGGAGCGCGCCCCAGCGCAGGTCCTCGAGGGAGCGCACGGCGCCGAAGGCACTTGCCAGAGGGCCCGTCAGAAGCCGCAGCGCGTCCTCCAGGCTCGTGAGCAGCAGGATGTCCCGCTCCACGGCCGCCGGCAGCTCGACTCCCGGGAGATCGAAGAAGCTCAGCCCTGAACCCCCCACGCCCTGCGTCCGGTCGAAGTTCTCCAGGTGGTGGAGAAGCACCCGAACCGCCATCGACCCGTCGGGGCGCGGCAACTCGGGCGACACCCGGGCGATGGCCGCGTCCACGGTGTTGCGGATGAGCTGCCCCACCCACACGTTCGCGATGGTGGCGGCGACGCTTGAGCGGATCTCCTGCCGGTCGGGCGCGCCCAGGCCCGGCGGCTCGCCCGGCGGCGCCGTATCGTTGGCATCCCAGCCCTGATCCAGGCCGGTCGGGGTCGATCCGTCCCACCCTTTCAGGTAATCCACCGCCTCGGCCAGTTCACGCGTTCGGAACCTGGCCAGAGCGTCCCCGGCTCCCGCGGTGGCTTGCGCCCGGTCCCACGCCCCCAGCAAAAACGGCAGGAGCCGCAGCGCAGAGAGTTCTACCACGTCGCTTTGGATGGCCATCGTGTCGGCGACAGAGAGCTTCCCGGCGCGCCGTGCCCGTTCCCGGATCAGCTGCGTGATGCGGCCTGCCCGGAAGCCGATGCTGTAGGCCGGCCCCAGGTAATAGATGCCCCCGCTCGCCCTGCGGTCGTTGAACGGATCCCCGTCCAGCGTCGTGCCAATGGGGTCGTTGTTGGCGGAGACGATGAAACCGCCCGCCGGGTTGACCACGTGAGGCATTTCAGACTCCGGCAGCACCTCGAACGGAAGCCCGTGCCCCGGTGGAAGCGGCCGGTTCGCCGGCCAGGGGATCCAGTCGTGACGCCGCAGGCCCGTGCCATCGCGAACGAGATAGGGAGCCCAGGCCGGCCCGCCGTCGACGCTGCCGCCTTCCAGGTCACGCCGCAGCGGGAGTTCGGCACCGGCAAAGTAGGCGATGTTGCCGGAGACGTCGGCGAAAGCCCAGTTCTGGGAGGCGAAATCCATGTAGCGCAGGCCCGCAACGAAGTCATCCAGGCTGCGCGCGCGGTTCCACAGGTAAAACGTCTCTCCGTCGGGCGTCGCGTAGGCACCCGTCCACTGCACGCTCAGCGCCTCGCCCCGCCCGAGGTCCATGCGCACGATGGGGCCGTGGCGCGGCACCTCCAGCACCGCGCGGGGAACGCGATCCGCCGGGGCGGCCGCCAGGTTGTCCAGCACGCCGTCGCCGACCTGGTTTACCCGGAACTGCTGCGCCAGCACCCGCACCTCCTCCAGCTGCCCCTCGAACTCGGTGTAGTACCGGCCGTCCCGCTGGACGAGCCGCTCCAGGTACGTGTCG is a genomic window containing:
- a CDS encoding penicillin acylase family protein gives rise to the protein ARSLEQLSPGARADLEAYAAGVNAFLEMAEQSGTLPAEYGVLELTRVRRWKPVDSISILKLVGFSLSFDLDAAYANIAQAYASALGPERGWAAFTDLWRLAPADPASVVPDAVGYRPSGVRPAAGGGTGREGAASAGSGAPPPGQLVQAWLADLAALPALAGMQGPSGRWFGSNWFLLGPSLSTSGYPILANDPHLSLTVPPIWYQQHLVVEPVPGGERTINVWGVAFPGVPWVILGHNERIAWGATTNPADQADTYLERLVQRDGRYYTEFEGQLEEVRVLAQQFRVNQVGDGVLDNLAAAPADRVPRAVLEVPRHGPIVRMDLGRGEALSVQWTGAYATPDGETFYLWNRARSLDDFVAGLRYMDFASQNWAFADVSGNIAYFAGAELPLRRDLEGGSVDGGPAWAPYLVRDGTGLRRHDWIPWPANRPLPPGHGLPFEVLPESEMPHVVNPAGGFIVSANNDPIGTTLDGDPFNDRRASGGIYYLGPAYSIGFRAGRITQLIRERARRAGKLSVADTMAIQSDVVELSALRLLPFLLGAWDRAQATAGAGDALARFRTRELAEAVDYLKGWDGSTPTGLDQGWDANDTAPPGEPPGLGAPDRQEIRSSVAATIANVWVGQLIRNTVDAAIARVSPELPRPDGSMAVRVLLHHLENFDRTQGVGGSGLSFFDLPGVELPAAVERDILLLTSLEDALRLLTGPLASAFGAVRSLEDLRWGALHRLVLTDLLGRPATAAVPPGDGIPVDGGFEVVDASSFDPRAATPPAFRFSGGPSVRFIVELRPGAVEAYASLPGSQQAAGPTNPAANLLPTWLANDYYRVPFADRDVDAAAVSRLQMLPAGQP